A single genomic interval of Orcinus orca chromosome 19, mOrcOrc1.1, whole genome shotgun sequence harbors:
- the AOC3 gene encoding LOW QUALITY PROTEIN: membrane primary amine oxidase (The sequence of the model RefSeq protein was modified relative to this genomic sequence to represent the inferred CDS: inserted 1 base in 1 codon; deleted 1 base in 1 codon): MNQKTTLVLLALAVITIFALVCVLLAGRGGDGGEHSLPPLCPSVSPSAQPWTHPGQSQLFADLSREELTAVMSFLTQKLGPGLVDAAQAQPSDNCVFSVELELPPKAAALAHLDRGSPPPAREALAIVFFGGQPQPNVTELLVGPLPHPSYLQDVTVERHGGPLPYHRRPVLMREYLDIDQMIFNTELPQAAGLLHHCCFYKHQGGNLVTMTTAPRGLQSGDRATWFGLYYNISGAGFFLHPIGLELLVDHKALDPARWTIQKVFFQGRYYESLAHLEEQFEAGLVNVVVIPDNGTGGSWSLKSKAPPGPAPPLQFHPQGPRFSVQGSRVASSLWTFSFGLGAFSGPRIFDIRFQGERLAYEISLQEALAVYGGNSPAAMLTHYMDGSFGMGKYATPLTRGVDCPYLATYVDWYFLLESQAPKTLPDAFCVFEQNQGLPLRRHHSAFHSHYFGGLVETVLVFRSVSTLLNYDYVWDMVFHPNGAIEVKFHATGYISSAFLFGAARRYGNQVGKHTLGTVHTHSAHYKVDLDVGGLENWVWAEDMAFVPTAVPWSPKHQIQRLQVTRKLLETEEQAAFPLGGPSPRYLYLASNHSNKWGHPRGYRIQTVSFAGEPLPQNSSMERALSWARYQLAVTQRKEEEPRSISIYNLKDPWTPTRDFTDFLNNETIAGQDLVAWVTTGFLHTSHAEDIPNTVTVGNSVGFFLRPYNFFDQDPSIDSADSVYFREDQDAGACEVNRLPCLPQXCAAHLPAFSHAGFSHN; encoded by the exons ATGAACCAGAAGACCACCCTGGTGCTCCTCGCTCTGGCTGTCATCACCATCTTTGCCCTGGTGTGTGTCTTGCTAGCTGGCAGGGGAGGAGATGGTGGTGAACACAGCctgcctcccctctgcccctccgTATCACCAAGTGCCCAGCCGTGGACACACCCTGGCCAGAGCCAGCTGTTTGCAGACCTGAGCCGAGAAGAGCTGACAGCTGTGATGAGCTTTCTGACCCAGAAgctggggccaggcctggtgGATGCAGCTCAGGCCCAACCCTCAGACAACTGCGTCTTCTCGGTGGAGCTGGAGCTGCCCCCCAAGGCTGCAGCCCTGGCCCACCTGGACAGGGGGAGCCCCCCGCCTGCCCGGGAGGCACTGGCCATCGTCTTCTTTGGCGGACAACCCCAGCCCAATGTGACTGAGCTGCTGGTGGGGCCACTGCCGCACCCCTCCTACCTGCAGGACGTGACTGTGGAGCGTCACGGGGGCCCCCTGCCCTATCACCGACGCCCCGTGCTCATGCGAGAGTACCTGGACATAGACCAGATGATCTTCAACACAGAGCTGCCCCAGGCTGCTGGTCTCCTCCACCACTGCTGCTTCTACAAGCACCAAGGAGGGAACCTGGTGACCATGACCACAGCCCCCCGTGGCTTGCAATCAGGGGACAGGGCCACCTGGTTTGGCCTCTACTACAACATCTCAGGGGCTGGGTTCTtcctgcaccccataggtttggAGCTTCTGGTAGACCACAAGGCTCTGGACCCTGCTCGCTGGACCATCCAGAAGGTGTTCTTTCAAGGCCGCTACTATGAGAGTCTGGCCCACCTGGAGGAGCAGTTTGAGGCCGGCCTGGTGAATGTGGTGGTGATCCCAGACAATGGCACAGGTGGGTCCTGGTCCCTGAAGTCCAAGGCGCCTCCGGGTCCGGCTCCCCCTCTGCAGTTCCATCCCCAGGGCCCCCGCTTCAGTGTCCAGGGGAGTCGAGTGGCCTCCTCACTGTGGACTTTCTCCTTTGGCCTCGGAGCTTTCAGTGGTCCAAGGATCTTTGACATCCGATTCCAGGGAGAACGGCTGGCTTACGAGATCAGCCTCCAAGAGGCCTTGGCTGTCTATGGTGGAAATTCCCCGGCGGCAATGCTGACCCACTACATGGACGGCAGCTTTGGTATGGGCAAGTACGCCACACCCCTGACCCGTGGGGTGGACTGCCCCTATCTGGCCACCTACGTGGACTGGTACTTCCTTTTGGAGTCCCAAGCCCCCAAGACACTACCTGATGCCTTTTGTGTGTTTGAGCAGAACCAGGGCCTGCCCCTGAGGCGACACCACTCAGCTTTTCACTCCCACTATTTTGGGGGCCTTGTGGAGACAGTGCTGGTCTTCAGATCTGTGTCGACCTTGCTCAACTACGACTATGTGTGGGATATGGTCTTCCACCCCAATGGGGCCATCGAAGTCAAATTCCATGCCACAGGCTACATCAGCTCAGCGTTCCTCTTTGGAGCTGCCCGAAGATATGGAAACCAGGTTGGGAAGCACACGCTGGGCACCGTCCACACCCACAGTGCCCACTACAAGGTGGATCTGGACGTGGGAG GACTGGAGAACTGGGTCTGGGCTGAGGACATGGCTTTTGTCCCTACGGCGGTACCCTGGAGCCCCAAGCACCAGATACAGAGGCTGCAGGTGACCCGGAAGCTGCTGGAAACGGAGGAGCAGGCCGCCTTCCCCCTGGGAGGTCCCTCCCCTCGCTACCTGTACCTGGCCAGCAATCACAGCAACAAGTGGGGGCACCCGAGGGGCTACCGCATCCAGACAGTCAGCTTTGCTGGGGAGCCTCTGCCCCAGAACAGCTCCATGGAGAGAGCCTTGAGCTGGGCAAG GTACCAGCTGGCTGTGACCCAGCGGAAGGAGGAGGAGCCCAGAAGCATCAGCATCTATAATTTGAAGGACCCCTGGACC CCCACCCGGGACTTCACTGACTTCCTCAACAACGAGACCATTGCTGGGCAG GACTTGGTGGCCTGGGTGACAACCGGTTTCCTGCACACCTCCCATGCAGAGGACATTCCCAACACAGTGACTGTGGGGAACAGCGTGGGCTTCTTCCTCCGACCCTACAACTTCTTTGACCAGGACCCCTCCATCGATTCTGCCGACTCCGTCTACTTCCGGGAGGACCAGGATGCTGGGGCCTGTGAGGTCAACCGCCTGCCTTGCCTCCCCC GCTGTGCCGCCCACCTCCCTGCCTTCTCCCACGCGGGCTTCTCCCACAACTAG